In Oryzias latipes chromosome 15, ASM223467v1, the sequence AAAAAAATGAGCACTAACCCCCACCCCAGAACAAACTGAGTTGATCAAATCACTATGCAGAAAGTTTCAGTGAAAGAATTAAatacaaagagaaaaagaagttaGTTAGCAGGAAAGGAAGTGGGAGAAGGGTGGACAAGCATACCTTTGCCCTCCAGAGGAGAGGTGAGGTACAAGTGATTGTGACTATTGCTACTGGTGGTCCTGTTGCTATGAAGACTGGAGGGTCTGGAGGCTGGGTGAAGGGGCAAGAGGGAAGACCAGCAAACATTTGCTGTTAGGTTTCAGAAAGGCTTAAAATATCCACACCAACAAGCACTAACAGCACAACACGCAGGGGCTCGGGAACAGTTGGACGAAGGGTTTCCTGCTGGGGCAGCAGATGGCATGAGGCGGGCCAAGGGGCAGGAAGAGTGGCTCACAGCCAGGCGGTCACACCAACATGTCCATCGTATAAACAGACAGTTAGAGGGGCCTAAATACATGGACGGACTGCCATAAGGGACAAAAGGAAGCTGAAGAAGTTTGTAATGAATCCCAGAAAGTGACAGCGTGTCAGTGAGTtagtaacaaaacaaaagagaaaaggagGACAAAGAGCAGACGAGACATGGCAGTGCGACTATGCCCTTTATTGTGTCCACGAAGATCATTTCAACTGGAAACCAGTGACTGTAGAACCGCTCGTGCCTTTGGTTGTCAGAACATTTGTGCCACCAAGTTAGAGGTgcctttaaagccccactccgatgaaaattgtgtttttaacaagttccttttttttaacatgcattactgagtattcctttatttaaatagttgtgaatcagtttaaaaaaagtaatggtTATGTAGAGAATACAGTGGGTTGGTAcgtcttctttttcctcctctaAGCTTGCATTTGGCTCAAACCTGAACAGccagatagctccaatattgcttaccatttttgtttcgtttgggattgtgaggggctgtatgctagtgggagagcatgtaaacaaagcgCTCcaagcaacggggaggggaagggttGTTGCACGCCAAAAATCCGACCCACAGATTTAATATCAGTCTAATATCTAACGAattactgccgctctgtagaaactatgacccaaaaactgcagtttttttattttgcctaaaaacgtcataaccagaattaaaagaccactgtgagcacttttacaatccatcaaaagaggatcggagtgggactttaaggaacTGATAGATGTTATTGGTGTTACATCAAGAAAACCAACCCAGTGGCCCAAAGATGTGGAAATGGTGACTTACTACAGATGCTACAGGGTACTCTGCACAAAACGCTGGGCTCTGCAGGAGAGGGACACAGAGCATGTGCACTGCTGTACCCCTGCAGGCCTGATAAGACACATACACAATGCAGTATATCCACATGTTGGCATGCTTATTAACCCATCACAACCTGGAGAATGTGCACAACCTTCATTACGAATCCTCAGAGGGTAAAataagtttttatttcttacGTCTGACAACACAAAACAGACAGAGTTCAttgatttctcatttttatagccCTAACATTACATCAACATTAGGAGTAATGTCTGCAGTTTGAGTGCAAATGGTAGCCATTATGGGCTACAACAGTAAAATGTCTACGGTATTTCATTTGTAAGTGCATTCTGGAAAATGATCACATGGGTTGGGGGTTCAGACACAGGACTTGAAGCTGTGTCTGTAAAACCACTTTAACTGAAAGCAAAGGGAAACACACTTGACACAATAAGGGGGTCATGAACaatcgtttttttgttgttgttcttaaaaaggaaggaaaaaaattgatttgtaAACCAAAAGTACGGACTCCTCTCTGGTGTAAATGTGTGGCAATAACTGTTAAACAAATGGGTCAACTCCATTTGAGCAGCAGACCCAGGAAAAGCGCTGTAGATTATCTTCTTTGGATAAGATCCTAAAGTCTGAATTAGAGTCAGTCCTACTTTCAGTGGAGGCAGATTTATTTCCCCCCTAACTTCACTTAGATGGAAATAGATTAGTGGATCAAATCCGGTTTAAAGTAAAACTGCTGAAGACAGAACCTGGCTCTGCCTTCTAGTTTCTCCTTTCGGTCAAAGAAACTTCCCAACCCTCTGTCCCATGGGCACGTTAATGTCTTACCTTGACTTTTAGGATCATCTGAAGAACCAGCAACATCCTCGCAAGAGATATTACCTAAGGAAGTAAAGAACAAGCTGAACTGAaccctaaaacacacacattcactgcCTCATGCTTACAATATTGTCCCTAAAGTTCTTGAATCACAAAAGCACCAATCTAACCTTTGACCTGAAGCCGGTTCTTGGCTCTGCTGCGTCCTGCAGTGGGCAGGGTCAGGGCAGCGCAGTCGATGGCGTTAGTTGAAAAGGCGAGCTCCTTCATGTGCTTCCCccctctcctgctgctgctcactACCCCAGCTTCTGTGGCTTCAGGCCCGTCCAGATTGTCGGTGCTGCCAGGCCACTGTGAACCTGGAGCACCTGCCACTGCCATCGTCTGGAGCAAGTCATTCATGGCTGgatgggtttaaaaaaacaaacaaacatacaagtAGGAACAACATATAAGTTAGACAGCAAGTCTAAATAATATGAAGTTCAATATTTAAAGCTagttaaaaaagaatttatcttatttttcaTTAAGTAATTGGCTTTTCTTTAAgcatcaaaaatgtaaacatagaATGTAGTTTCTTCTTCTATTTGGGTCAAAACTATAGGGATTTGTTTGGAATATAGTCAGTATGCTGTTTAAGCAGTTAGACGTTTACTAGTATCATGATGCAAATATTGACATATCATGCCATAAATTGATGATTCACACACGTTTATAATGTAATCTGAGAGTCAGAATTGggatgaaaaactttttttaaactaagggTCATTGGTTTCAATAGAAGACAGCATGAATCCatgtttctttatgtttatgttCAATTCTAATCCTACCATGTTAATGTTGGAGCAGAAATAAAGACACTGTGAGACAAAAGCAATGAAAGAAGCAGGAGAGCATGCAGAGctgctccgagcagcagcagtgaGCGAGGTGAGTCCATGTCAGCAGAATAAGATCTGAAATGCAGCACGCTGACAAAGCAAGACGGCAAGAGAAGAGACAGAACCAAGGCTCCATTTCAGGTCCTTCATGGTGCGTGAGAGAGAGAGTTACAAACAAGCCGATGGCTGtggttccatttttttttggcatgctgcaaaaacaaaagtggaagCAAACTGTTGCAGGCTTGTGAAAGACAGGACCACAGTGTCTCCTACCATCTCAGCTGAACAGCCAACCTGACAACTTCAAAAagcctttcattcattcaaaaagacaaaatgaccCCACAGATGACACCAAGCGGCACGCTGATTCATGTAGCGACAAAACAGTTTGCTTTGGatacaatgcaaaaaaacaagacaacacaacacaaaaaagaataCCATGACTCACATCCATGTCCCTTATACCTACAtgtgattgtttttaaatgttttatcaaTACATTATGACAACGAAGTGAATTTCATTGGTGAAGGCTTATAGGTCTACAGGGAAGGGTGGAGCATAATGCGTTTGGCAGAGGAAGTGATGTAGGCGTGGTCTTTACTAGGAAAGAGTTGAGGAAAAGCAACTGATGTCACCAGGAGCAGCGTGGGGGAACAAAACAAGAGAAATCTACAAACTCTGACCAAACTGTTCAGTCACAGCAGCTGGGAAGGAAACCTGAGCTGCTCTGTTATCATCCCACAATGCTCCCGCCCTGACATCAGCGGCTTCGTCCTCCTTTGTTTCTCGCAGCACACCACAATAGGAGGGAGAGGAAGGCTAGCGTGACGGCTATCGGAGGTCTTACACATGGAGCGCCGGTAGATGGCCTTGACCTTGTCTTTGTCCTTGGATCTGTTCCTCATGAAAGGCAACCTTTTTATAGCTGTCAGAGTGCCGCCAGAGACAGACGGACAGTGAGACGGACAGGGGGAGGGAGAGTGACAGAGCAAGCCCAGGGGAGGTAGAggagtagaagaaaaaaaatagaaaaagaaggaCAGAACAGACGGATGTGGTTAACGTTAGCACATTTGGGGCCAGGGAAGACATGAGCAGAAAAAAGCTGAGTTCTGGACACTCAACTAAACAGACAATACAGACCGATGATCAGATCATTAACTAGGCTTTCCTAAAAACTGTACAGTAATAGGAATTCTATCTTTTATTAATATTCTATTAAAAATAAGGTAAGAAATATACTGAAAAACGGATATAAAATGTTGTTTAGTTAGAGGGAAGTTAAATGGCTTAAAGTCCCCATCATGTGTATTAAATTTTACaactaagattaaaaaaataataaaataaaaaccaatttGTACATTTCTGTGCAAGTTTCTCAAATAAACAGGAAAGCCTCTGACTAACTAAGTGTAAATGCGGAAAAATACTGAAGAGATGAATATTatacaaaaacatgtcaacaaaaagaggagaaaacaaaaacaaaagcatgttgCATGTTATGGGAACACACACTTTCACATTCTATCGGCACAACACTTTCCTTAGGGTAGCGGTTCTAAAATCTGTTTACCGCACCTAAAACTGGTTTCATAAATGACATACTACAAACGACATAACCATACATGAAGAAACCTAGATGAGACATGGACGACAAACCGTATTAAAGGGTGCAATAGGGAGGGAGGGGACCATAAAGAATAAACTGCAGCTAATGCTGCCATTAATTGACTGCTAGGAATGATTCGTGGTACATTTGCACGCCGACctactaaactaaactaaaaaaaaactgcaattctAAGTACCCCATAAGAAGCTCTGAATGTGAAGAACCTGTTGTGTCAGGATTAAATCTGAGCCACAATGAATTGCACCATTTAATATCTATGATGCTATGGTAACTTATGTCTGTTTTACAGGTGAGCAGCACAGACCAACAGGTCAGTTCATAAGGGCCTCTAAGCTTTTGAAGGTATAACTCAAACAGATGTGGGGCTGAAATACAGCTGTAGAAGTTGATGTTTGAACCACACAGGGTGCTCTTGATTCACgtgattattaattattaagcTGAACATAATAAATATCAATATCAAAAGAGAATGTGGTACCTAACCTTCAGTTAAACAATATCATACAGTTGAAAATAATGTTTGAGAATGACAAGAAAAAGGCAATGGAAGATAGACTGACCACTATAAACAAGGTCCCAACTGAATCAGAGGACAAGTTTCTGAGAGTTAACATCTGCGGGAGCCAAATACAGGAGAAAGCTTCAAGCACAGCTCAACTGTGAGCTTTGTTAGCAGATCTCAGATTGAGCTTTGAAGAGAAGGCTCCAGCCTACAGTTCTCTGGTAGAAATACACCTAGAGTTATCAATTATGATAACAGATAGAGCAAAATGATGGTAATCGGTTTAATCTGCAGTCAGAGGGGTTTATAACCAAAATAAGCTTAAAGCACAAAATCTAGCTGCTGTTCAGAGGCCGAGTTAATTGCATTTACACGTAacctataatttttttaaagaaatcttcAAGTTTATGTTTAATGGTAAAAAAGGATTGCCAGTGCACCATAATGATAGAAAATGCTGTCTGATCTGGCTTTCTTGTATTCTTAATTCAGGTAAATTTTGCTGCGGCAGGAGGATCTTTTCGACtaagggtgtattttattttgaagggctgctgtcaaaaataatattaaaatcaTAAAACTATTATAACTCAAGTATTGTAAATCTTTGAAAGCTAtagtctgtaaaaaaaaaaacagaccaaatggctcttttagaattaaaggttgcagacagCCGACTTAGGTCTAAAACTTGATTcccacatttctttttccaacattttagaGTGCATTAAGACATTACTCTACACACTTGCCAGCTGGAATTGAAAACACTGGACTGTTGTAAAACTTTGGACCTGTTGTGTACTTTCACTGACACCAGTGATTTGCTTATTTAGCAATTCTTTGAACACAAATACGACAGCAGGAATCAAGTGCACCCATTCTGTTCAAGGCGATATTTCACCAGTCAACCTTGTTTTTCTGCGCAGCTCAGCTGTAACCTCTATGACTGTCGAGTGACACAGACAATGGACTCACGAAAACATGCCCCCAGAGACATGACAGTCGGATCATAAGCCCCGCCCTCCCTCCCAATCCGCAGCATACCATTGGAGGAACCCTGCCCTTGGGCATGGGACTGCTGCCCTCTCCTCCCTTTTTTGCAGAGAGATAAAGAAGCAAATGAGCAGTTAGGAAGGAAAAGCCTCATGTCAACATTCAGATATACTGTACAAACCCACTAAAGCAGGACAGTTTGACAGCCTGGATGTTTCAAGGGTGCAGAGGAGCCTTTTAATCAGCCTTTTAAACAAAAGCTGCAGTTGGTACTCACTGATGCtacttttctgtttcagagtgTCATCCAGCGAGTTGGAGCCAGAGCCGATAGATGAGCTGTCCTGGCTGTCTATGGGAAGCGTCAGGAAACCGTCACCGCATTCTGAGTGAGATGGAGTCAGCGTGAGGGAACGCATCCTCTCCCGACTCTTCGGCTTTATTAGCTTTTTCATCTTCAGAGTGATCCAGTTACCACGCCTACAAGAAAAATCATGTCATCTCAAACACTGTGTTGACacgtttctgtttgtttttcatttggaaCCCTCAGTTACCTGCGTGGTGGTGAAGGGTCATAAAATTTGTATTGGTCCATGATCTTCTCTTCTAGCTTCTCCTTTTGCCTCCTCAGCTCATTTAATTTGTCgctaaaaaaattcagagaggaaatcaaaatcTTAGTATTTGTGTTTCTTCGCCTGAAACCAAAATCTCTCTTGTGATGCatttagacagttttttttgttaaaacagattcaaaaaaaaaagttttgctctGGATTTACATGTATTGTCTTTGCTCAACATGGAACAGGTCCTTGCTCTCCATCGTTTGTTCCAGAAGTGTGCGATTCTGTAACATGAGGGTCTGGATTTGGTCCAACAGATGGCGGTTTTCTTCCTCCAAGTTTCCTTTGAGTTGGCTTAGTaactaaaatcagaaaaaaaagattgttttagaggctggaaaaaaaattcatggaaacatgaaagaaaatgatGCTCTACTCACTTCACACTGGTTTGTGAGCTTGGTGGAGGTGATGTCCAGCTGCTGGTACTGCTCCTTCAGTTTAGAGAACTCAGCTTCCAGCTTGGTTTGCTCCAGTTTGGCACTGTTCAGCTGGCTTTTTATGCTCTTATGATCCAGCTGAAGATTCTCATTGTCCTTCAACAGCTGACGATAGCTTGAATTCAATCTGAAAAGAGGGACATTTTATCAAATGACAGCAggatcatttatttttagatttagattttccTCCTGtgcacaaaaagagaaaatctctAGATTTGAGGATTGTCCTAGCCAAAGACAGGATACTTTCTAGTAAAGGAAAAATAGAATTGTCTTGATGTTGAGGAGTTCTTTAATTTCACAGATGCCATAAGATTTGGCATTAAAGCATGTGTAGGTGGCTCATACACAACAACTTAAGGGACTGTGGGGGTTTTTCATCATGCAAAAGAAAACAGTGCCTATGATTTGTtcacaaaaagcattttgacatAGTTTCCCCTGACCTTTCATTCTCCTCTTTAAGCATTTTGTACTGGTCAGCTGTGGCCTCGTGACTCTCTTTTTCAAGAGCCATTTTATCCTGTTGTCCTCTCAGGTttttctccagctcctccagaTCCCCCTTTCTCTGCAAAAGCTGTTTGTACCTGAACACAAACATgcatcaaaacatgtttttgactcAAATAGGATTAAATAAAAGGATTCCCCCTGAGGCAGGACTTACTTGTCTTCTAAGTCCCTGTGTTGTTGCTCCAGGCTCTTGTGCGAGGTCTTCAGGCCACCATGCTTCCCAATTAGAGCTTCATATTCAGCTGCCTGCCTTTCGTGGAGTGCTGCCAACTTCTCGTGATCTCGGAGCAGCAGCTCATAAGTAGCTCTCAGCTCCTCTTTGTCTTTAAGTGCTCCATCTCGCTCTCCCTCCACGCCGCTTTGCTGGCTCTGCAGCTGGGCATTCTGGGCCATGAGAGCTGCACCCTGCGAGCTTAGCGTGGAGTTCTCCACCTACAAAGAAGAACAGACAAGGCAGAAAAGATGAAGGCTttagaaaactaaaacaaatgtagttttcctttttaaatattagtagagaaaagaaaagtagttGCAGTTTAGGTCAGCAGGGGGCACTGTTGACCTAAACTGCACAGTTCATTTTTTCTCTCGGTGTGACATTTCCTCTATAAACATGGCAGGAAAATTATTCTTTTCATGTTCTTCTTAAAGTCACAGTAAATTCCCAGACTCAAATCCCTCTTCAGTCATAAATAGTGTGTTTGCTCACACCttgacacaaaaaacacacacacacagtccacATGATGATGCATTTTCTGTGTCTACAAAGGTTTATCCCTGCAGCACACACATAAATAGCTGCACACAGCTCATTTTTACAAAGACAGCAACATACACATTGAACATAGAGCTATATTAGCTGCTACTATGTGGTTACTGTAAACTGCTGAACTTAAGAAGAACTGGAAGACAAAGGCAAACTCCAATGAACAACAAAAGGCttgttattaatatttaaaagctgCTTCTGACCTAAGAATGCAATCATCATATGCTTTATAAATCTGTTTGTGCATACTGAAGTCTTTCAGAAAGTGGTCATACACTGCTACCTGGAGGTAATGAGATTTCTTTACCTGCAGCTTCGCATTCTGGGTCTGTAGAATTGTGTTGTTCTCTTGTAAAGAGGCAGTCTGTCTCTGCAGGGCGACTATCTGAGCTTGCAGGTTGGAGCTCTGAGTTTCCAGTTGTTTGAGCTGGCTCCTCAAAGCCACTTTCTCAGCCTGCAGAGTTGCATTctagagagaaaaaataaacgTTTGATAAAAAACAGTCACAAGTGAGATGGAGAAACCCACAGAAGGCATATCAAATAGGCAATATAAACTTACATTCCTCTCCACCTCAATGAGTCTGTCTTTCACTTTCAGCAGCTCTCTGGTGGCTTCATGGCTCTCTTTCGCCCATTTATTGTCAGTTTGTGGGTCTTTGCCTCCTTTAGGGGGGGAGCTGTGAAccatcctctcctcctcttccctctgACGCAACGCCTCATAGTTTTTCTTTACCTTGGATGAGACAAGAGCGAAATGAACTCCGAAGTTTGACGATTCCTCAGTAAATTATGATCAACGTAAGCATTATGTAAATCAAAAGAGCAGATAATAGCATAAAggtatttatagaaaaaaagtttaatcaaAGGAAGTATTTCTAAACAAAGGTTCATGCGTCTAACTGTACATTTTGTAATGTTTGGATTGCCATCCCATTCAGTTGTTCAGACTTCTGCTGATTCACGAATAGATGACTGAATAATGTATCAGACCGGGAAATTGTTActagaatttttgtttttactgcaggAAGGGAATGAAATCATCCACTAAAATCCACACAGTTACAGATTTGAGTCAAGATGCATTTGTTTTGATGCCTGTAGGAAACTgggtgttttgctgtttgactAACTGTTTTCAGTTCCTGCCGCAGTTGCTGGTTGAGGTTGGAGGACTCTTGCAGTCTGGCCTCCAGAGAGGCGATTTTCTCCTCTTTAATCTCCAAAGATGATTTCAGAGTTGACTCCAGTTTACTTTCCAACAACTTAAACCTAagataaaaggcaaaaaatacTTGGATAAAAAGATCACAACAAGAATATCCCAAAAATCATATAAAAGGTTGCTTTTCATGCCGTAGCCTTGCTCATTTATGAAATGTGATCAACTTCAGGAGGAGTTTATCACTCAAGCACCAAGGGCTATTTATTAAACATACTACACTTCTACAATAATCCGAAAAATcagttgtacaaaaaaaacaagatcacTCCTGTTTATCTTGCACCAAAGTCTGCACCAGTGTCTGAAAACAAGCCCAAAATAGACAATCTTTGACATCCTAAATTTTTAGATCACTTTTACTTATGTAGCTCTCAAATAGGAAACAGAtttatgataaaataaataaataaacataaataaacatagtAGCAATTGTAGTTTTGTAATAAGAGATACCTGTCATCTGAGCTCTCGTCATCAAGCAGCCTATCTTTGGTTAGCCCAATCTTCTCCAACTCGTGCGTCAGTTTCTCTAAATCATTATTAATCTGTTGAGTGCGAAGCTTCTCACTGACAAGCTCCTAAACACACAATCAGTTTTGAACACTTCAAATGTAATAATCCACAAagacaattttttaaagaaatagttAATCCAAAGTAAATTCAAACAATATTGTTAGTAAAGTTGTGATTGTTACTGTTCACATGAATGtgcattacttaaaaaaaaaaaaaaaacataaataaagagcATACTTCTCTGAGAGTCATCAGTGTCTTCTTATCAATATTGGTCAGTTTGACCAGCTCCTTGTTCTCTTTCTCCAGCTCTTTGACTCTTGTGCAGGAGTCCTTGAAGAAAATCATCTCCTTGCCCATGGTTCGATTCTCTTTTTCAAGAGAGGAGATTCTGTGGTTGCAGTCTTCCAACTTGGAATCCCGGATCTCAGCCTGCTGCCTCAGCCGCTTGTTCTCCTTCTCCAGAAGCTTTTTGTCTTTCTCCAGCTGGGAGCTTTCCTGTTCCAGATTCTTGTTCTGGGGAAGGACGGCATGTAATGAAGCACAGATGGGTAAAACAGCATCGGATGGGATTACTTATGGTCTAAATGGCTTGTACATGGATGTTTGGCTAAAGTGAGCAAGGTTTAAATCAAAagccaaaaaaccccaaaataaTCTGGGATAATCCATCTCTGCAGGGAAAAATTGGCTGTAAAATCATCAAAATGAAGTTAAACTGATTTGCCACTTCTGCTAACACTTCTTAAATATTATCttcttaactttttcttttgtttaagatttgtttttaaatgatcatCAAAGCAGTTTTTAGTCTGTCTCAACTTTAATTACTAAACTGCTCTCATTATCCTCACAATAAAAccattcagaagaaaaaaacaacacaagttgtCAAGCAAAACTACATGTTTCCGTAAGGCAGAagaataagacatttttttccttttctgaacGTAAACTTACCTCTTGTTCGAGCTGCTCAAGTCGTTTGCTGGAGATCTTGAGTTCCTCCAGGTTTCGCTGGAGCGTCTGATTCTCCGTTTCCACGTCTTGCAGTTCAGCCTCCAGCTGCTGGATCTTCTTGCTGCTGTTCTCTAGAGCTTTCTGCAGGCGCTGGTTCTCCGTATCTAGGCCCTGGTAGCTCACCTGGGAGGAGAACAGCCAGATTAGAAAATAAAGTTCTCCATGGTCTACTTGTGCTGGTCCCTAGTGGCCCCATATTCCAGAAGCAGTTTAGTGCTACCTCAGTGGAAATATTTCTAAATGGAAATTTTTCACAATGTTTAGTAGAGAAAATAAACCCTTATTTTGGTAAGCATAACCCAGGAAGACCACAGCATCTCTTTAGACGTATGAATTAGACACACTTTATTTTTAGGCCCCTTTTTGTTATTTACACAGCTGTATTTAAGCAGGTCTGAGGACTCCGTCAGCAAAAGCACCTCTTGTCTGGCTTGGCTTACCTCTAACCTCTCAGTCTTCTTAGAAGAGGCTTTGAGCAGCTCCAAGTTGCGCTTCAGCTGGCTCTTCTCGCTTTCCAGCTCCCTGTTCTCGGCTTCAAGCTGAGCAGCTTTGGCCCCCGCTGACCGCAGGCTCTCAGCTGAGCGCCGGAGCTCCAGGTTTTCCTGTTCCAACTGAGAGTTTTCCTTTTCCAGAGCCTCTAGCTGGAAAGCTACGTTCTTCAGAGCATCCAGTTTCTTTTTGAGACGGCGGCCCTCAGCTTCTAGTTCAGTGTTCTCCTTCTCCAAAGATGATACCTACAAGTACCGGTAATCATCTTCAAGCCAAATAATTTAGACTGCTGAATGATTAtattataaacttttttttaattactgtcACACATCTaatgacaaaaacaggaaaaagaaatattaaaaaccaGACCTTTTCACAGGTGATTCCAAGGCTGGCAACTTTTTTTAGAAGGCTCTCGTTGTCCCTCTCCAGTTTCTGGATCTGAatctccagctcctctgctctTTCACCTTTGTCTTTCATCATTTCAAGATCCTTACctgcataaaaaaatgtcttagtctcacaaaacaaaaaaactgtttttgaattaTTGCTGAAAGTATTCCTCAGACAGACTAGATATCACTCACGTAGCTGCTTCCTTTCAAACTCTATTTTATTCAGTTTGGCTGTCGTCTCGCAGATTGACTCATGAAGAACTCGATTTTCTTTCTCAACATCCTTGACCCGGGCCTCCGCTCCGACCTGGGAGCGCTGACGCAGGGATGACATAGTCTGGCTCAGGTGCTTGTTTTCCTGCTCCAAACCCTTCAGCTGGAGAGCAGACAGCAGAGGTTTAAATCATCACCTGAAGCTGTGTTTAAACAAGCAGCTGCGTGTTGAAGGAAACTGATTCACGTGACTACTTGTACTTCATAACACGCACAATGAAAGAGAGcagaagggattttttttagatcagcTTCATAACAATAAACCAGGAGGTTATCTCAGATCTCCATGCGGTGACAACCAGCCTGATGGCAACTCCTGAAGTAATCCGAGAGGGCAgatctgttttctttctctctcaaGCTCATCAAAGCCGGATTTAACAAATCAGATGGTTAGACTAATCAAAGGTGTCAGATTTGGGTCTAACAGCTACAAAGTCTCCACAGACACAAAGTGAGCGGCTGCCTCTGGGCCACAGACTGCTTCACagtcaataaaacattaatgacAGCAAACACTAGATAATACGCTGAGCCAAAAGCAAATCAATAACAAGACTTTTCTCAGTTAAACTCAAACTTCAATAAATTACACTGAGCTTTGAGTACAAATGTTTGTATATAATCAgttatgaaaaaatgaattttggatCATCGTGGAGGGTGTCCTATATTTggcaaatactttttaaaaagtactgATATAATGAGCATAACTTTGATAATCTATGAATTACAATTTCTGAATAAATAGGTGTGTTTGTACCTGTCTCTCAGAGTTTTCTCTTAGAGTTTCTAGAGTCTTCTCTAGTAAAGCTTTCTCCTTCATCAGGTCCATGCTGAGCGTCTCTGCGCTCCGGAGAGACTCTCTATCTGCCATCAGCTCACTCTCCAGTCGCTCcagctgtaaacaaaaaaaatagataattttaaaataaagtgaaaaataaatgaataaataaaataaataaattaaaataaaatgatcaaaattatAACAGAATTATAACTGTGGAacagttgtttattttattattaaagttgGGAATTGTTTCCTCCAGTTGCAGAAGGCTCAAAGAACCTTAGATGAACTTGCAGAGTCA encodes:
- the ccdc88a gene encoding girdin isoform X5, which codes for MENEVFAPMLEQFMLTPLVCWVRTVGQLKASESNKLSEYIELVDGIYLNEIMLEINPKAAVQRTNKKVNNDPTLRIQNLSILIRQIKSYYQESLQQLVMMPLPNVLVLGRNPLSEQGLDEMGKLLLLLLGCAVQCEKKEEYIERIQTLDFETKAAIASHIQEVTHNQENVMDLQWLENGNVPPEDLDNLSRNLAFHLKRLVDERDTQLETIVELTQERDCVQLSPLASCTSQSPGDSPSIRRTESRQHLSVELADAKAKIRRLRQELEEKSEQLLDTRQELENVEVELKRLQQDNYQLLSDARSARAYRDELDALREKAIRVDKLESDLCRYKERLHDIEFFKARVEELKEDNQILLETKTMLEEQLDGCRTRSDKLHLLEKENLQLKSKIHDMEMERDLDRKRMEELLEENLVLEMAQKQSMDESLHLGWELEQLSKTPELTEVPQKSLGEEVKDLTSSRLLKLEKDNQALLKTVEELRGAGSAETISKLAKVNQENQKLNQKLERLESELMADRESLRSAETLSMDLMKEKALLEKTLETLRENSERQLKGLEQENKHLSQTMSSLRQRSQVGAEARVKDVEKENRVLHESICETTAKLNKIEFERKQLRKDLEMMKDKGERAEELEIQIQKLERDNESLLKKVASLGITCEKVSSLEKENTELEAEGRRLKKKLDALKNVAFQLEALEKENSQLEQENLELRRSAESLRSAGAKAAQLEAENRELESEKSQLKRNLELLKASSKKTERLEVSYQGLDTENQRLQKALENSSKKIQQLEAELQDVETENQTLQRNLEELKISSKRLEQLEQENKNLEQESSQLEKDKKLLEKENKRLRQQAEIRDSKLEDCNHRISSLEKENRTMGKEMIFFKDSCTRVKELEKENKELVKLTNIDKKTLMTLREELVSEKLRTQQINNDLEKLTHELEKIGLTKDRLLDDESSDDRFKLLESKLESTLKSSLEIKEEKIASLEARLQESSNLNQQLRQELKTVKKNYEALRQREEEERMVHSSPPKGGKDPQTDNKWAKESHEATRELLKVKDRLIEVERNNATLQAEKVALRSQLKQLETQSSNLQAQIVALQRQTASLQENNTILQTQNAKLQVENSTLSSQGAALMAQNAQLQSQQSGVEGERDGALKDKEELRATYELLLRDHEKLAALHERQAAEYEALIGKHGGLKTSHKSLEQQHRDLEDKYKQLLQRKGDLEELEKNLRGQQDKMALEKESHEATADQYKMLKEENERLNSSYRQLLKDNENLQLDHKSIKSQLNSAKLEQTKLEAEFSKLKEQYQQLDITSTKLTNQCELLSQLKGNLEEENRHLLDQIQTLMLQNRTLLEQTMESKDLFHVEQRQYIDKLNELRRQKEKLEEKIMDQYKFYDPSPPRRRGNWITLKMKKLIKPKSRERMRSLTLTPSHSECGDGFLTLPIDSQDSSSIGSGSNSLDDTLKQKSSIRRRGQQSHAQGQGSSNAIKRLPFMRNRSKDKDKVKAIYRRSMSMNDLLQTMAVAGAPGSQWPGSTDNLDGPEATEAGVVSSSRRGGKHMKELAFSTNAIDCAALTLPTAGRSRAKNRLQVKGNISCEDVAGSSDDPKSQGLQGYSSAHALCPSPAEPSVLCRVPCSICSTLNGSLSRPHSESSGEFSLSLDQEVWSSSGSSPVQQPTSSRSTHQSPLLARRSLELPSAGGSLGQMQIKKTASPSEVLSLQQFLDEGIDPAESGSQENLTVDSPRLSTSSERVPKERTSTKGRGIMRSSSGKAAPVSTDRPAKSFGQPGRPSLRKAESTRVKGSAPVRSSLSSQSKATSVSERLDSTSSTLPRASSVISTAEGTTRRTSIHDLLSKDHRQPVSVDASSCSASPKGGVKSQPTPSEYHPNSTRLKPPLTTVAPMPKSVSLPCHSLEDSDFSTLESFFGPSFTVESVFMDSIFSESAGSTLPFLSLNPTLVSNISGPPVTNKSAPPVSNQNQAAPSQSNGPMRSSSANKKDEGSDPSGVNDLDPSPEDNQSLWFEYGCV